From the Pomacea canaliculata isolate SZHN2017 linkage group LG4, ASM307304v1, whole genome shotgun sequence genome, one window contains:
- the LOC112561739 gene encoding phylloquinone omega-hydroxylase CYP4F2-like: protein MAITATAFSVAVVAIAVFCVIKLMLAMKEYRKLCYRVSQFPQDPPHLIWGHLFQYPGPDEKGLRYQREMVGKYPRVSAGWMGPFVPMIMVSHPDTVKLILKTSEPKGQRIYHLIEPWIGDGLLLSKGKKWARNRRLLTPAFHFDILKPYLGIKNKAADVLLARMADHAKKDEYFEVFSIISKFTLDVILKCAFSYDTDCQRGGDQHPYVQAVYSLSEMALKRFFQPWFHSDWIYFLTPAGRKFLKNCYLVHKVAEEVISKRREALTDSSVREQVAKKKRCLDFLDILLTARDENGEGLKSDEIRAEVDTFLFEGHDTTASAISWTMYSLAQHPDIQATCHEEIDELLRFRETDDILWEDLSHLPYLSMCIKEALRLHSPVPFIQRQLTQDTDLDGFLAPKGMLVNIIVYNIHHNPTVWEDSLEFRPERFTEENINARSPYAFIPFSAGPRNCIGQNFAMDEMKLVLAKMLYRFTLVLDPGHKVEKLESLVMKAKTGIQMKVIPRKPA, encoded by the exons ATGGCCATTACAGCAACAGCATTTTCAGTGGCAGTAGTAGCTATAGCTGTATTTTGTGTGATAAAGTTGATGCTGGCAATGAAGGAATACAGAAAGCTCTGCTACCGTGTCAGCCAGTTCCCCCAGGATCCTCCTCATCTTATCTGGGGTCACTTGTTTCAG TATCCAGGGCCAGATGAGAAAGGACTTAGATACCAGCGTGAAATGGTGGGAAAGTACCCTCGAGTTTCTGCAGGATGGATGGGTCCATTTGTACCCATGATTATGGTGTCTCATCCAGATACAGTCAAACTTATCCTCAAAACCTCgg AGCCAAAGGGTCAGCGCATATACCATCTAATAGAACCATGGATTGGTGATGGCTTGCTGCTAAGTAAAGGTAAAAAATGGGCGCGCAACCGTCGCCTACTAACACCAGCTTTCCACTTCGATATCCTCAAGCCTTACCTTGGCATCAAGAACAAAGCAGCTGATGTATTGCTG GCAAGAATGGCAGATCATGCCAAGAAGGATGAGTACTTTGAGGTCTTCTCAATCATCAGTAAATTTACTCTTGATGTCATTCTCAAGTGTGCATTTTCCTATGACACAGACTGCCAAAGAGGAGG AGATCAGCATCCCTATGTTCAGGCTGTGTACTCACTCTCAGAAATGGCtctgaaaagattttt TCAGCCGTGGTTTCACTCAGATTGGATCTATTTTTTGACACCCGCTGGACGCAAGTTCCTTAAGAACTGTTATCTAGTACACAAGGTGGCTGAAGAAGTTATCAGCAAACGCAGAGAAGCCCTA ACTGATTCATCTGTAAGAGAACAAGTCGCCAAGAAGAAAAGATGTCTAGATTTTCTGGACATTCTGTTGACAGCCAGAGATGAGAATGGAGAGGGTCTCAAGTCCGATGAAATAAGAGCTGAGGTGGACACATTCCTTTTTGAAG GCCATGATACAACGGCTAGTGCAATTTCATGGACAATGTATTCTTTGGCTCAACATCCTGATATACAGGCCACTTGTCATGAAGAGATTGATGAGCTGCTCAGATTTCGAGAAACAGATGATATTCTTTG GGAAGATTTGTCTCATCTCCCATACCTCTCCATGTGCATCAAAGAAGCTCTCCGCCTTCACTCCCCTGTCCCCTTCATTCAGCGACAGCTCACTCAAGACACAGATCTTGATGGCTTTCTTGCTCCAAAGGGAATGCTTGTCAACATCATCGTTTACAACATCCATCACAACCCCACAGTCTGGGAGGACAGTTTG gaATTTCGCCCAGAGAGATTCACTGAAGAGAATATCAATGCCCGCAGTCCTTAtgcttttattcctttttcagCTGGGCCAAG GAACTGTATTGGCCAAAACTTTGCCATGGATGAGATGAAACTTGTTCTTGCAAAGATGTTGTACAG ATTTACCTTGGTGCTTGATCCTGGCCATAAAGTTGAGAAGCTTGAATCTCTCGTGATGAAAGCTAAAACAGGCATACAAATGAAAGTCATTCCTCGAAAGCCTGCATGA